In the genome of Labeo rohita strain BAU-BD-2019 chromosome 2, IGBB_LRoh.1.0, whole genome shotgun sequence, the window CacatctatctctatctatatTGGTTTatctatacatacatacatacatatacatatatatatatatatacacgtgtgtgtgtctgtgtgtgtgcatgtctacacatttgtttatttacagatttacaACTCTGAAGAACAAAACAATTTGCTCCTACCCAAAGATAGGGTGGGTCCAGGATTACATACAGATCTTGAACAGAAGAAAAGTAACTGAAAAACCGGGCAAGAGAGAACTTCCAATTATGTCTTTAAAAGATTGCtgcttaaatataacaaaagacCAGAACTTCATGAAATTGTGAATTACAGAGTTCAGGAACCACCGCAATGTTCAGTTAGAGCTGTACTGTAAGTTTTAAGCCTGCTTAAATAATCCAACatacacatgcatacacatctatctatctatctatctatctatctatctatctatctatcatcacaCATATCTTTATCtgtctacacacacacaactctGTATTACTATCTTTGTGAGGACATACATTGACTCAATGCAATCTCTAGCtccttaccctaaacctacccatcagaACTAAGTGCCTCAGCCAAacccttaccctaaacctaaTCTTTACCTGATCCCTAAAACCAAGTCTTGACCCTCAAACAGGCCTTTAAAGGGGTCTCAGAAAGTGAGGAGCAGCCAAAATTTTCCTCACTCTGATGGTCTAAAATTCAAACCATCCCTCACAAAGATAGTTGTAcaagtgtacacacacacacacacacatgtatgtatgtatacatatatatatatatatatatatatatatatacacagtcatgtgaaaaagttaggacaccctattgaattccatggttttctgtatcaggacatcatttaaataaacaaagggtgcttggctggtcttattttgaaaataaaacctcagatgaacaacaacacatgacaaattgcaccgtgtcattattcactgaacaaaaataaagccaaaatagaaaagccatgtgtgacaaagttaggacacccttactgtcaacattggaattaagagggtaaataacagtcaagcactgataattaaatacctttgattaactgatcatcagcaaatccgagcgcctctataaaagcataagctttgtcagtttgctggtctggagccttcaggtgcaCGTTAACACattgccaaggaggtaagacatcagcaatcatctcagagaagcaattgttgctgccatcaatctgagaagagtaatacggccatttccaaacaatctgaactttattcacaagtgggagacatttaaaacagacacctctccttccaggagtggacatCACAGAAAATTTACCCCAAGATCAGagcgtgtaaagctcagagaaatggcagacaacccaagaactacacctcagactctacaggcctcagttaacatgttaaatgaaaaagttcatgacaatactattagaaaaatatgggacaaaaatggcatgtttggaaggcttggcagaagaaaacTTCATTGcagcattgcagcacagtttaggtctgcaaagttgcatctgaacaaaacacaagtcttctaaaCTAAtatcctttgaacagacgagaccgaagtggggatgtttggccataatgcacagcaccaattttggtgaaaacctaaaaagcatatcagcacaaacacctcataccaaaagacaaacatcctggaggagggctgatcattttgggcttgttttgtagccacaggacctgagcacctcacagtcattgagttgaccatgaactcctctgtatatcaaagtattgtagagtcaaatgcgagggcatctgtccgacatctaaagttgggccaaaactggatcatgcaacaggacaatgatcccaagcacaccttcaaatctacaacagaatggctgaaaagaaaagaatcaaggtgttgtgacagcccagtccaagtccagagctcatcctgactcaaatgctgtggtgagagctgtgcataaacaaattcccacaaacctcaataaactggagcaacgttgaaaagaagagtggtcaaaattcctccagaacgatgtgagagactgataaagtcacacagaaaatgaatgcttcaagttattgctgctaaaagtggatctacaggcaactgactcatagggtgtcctaacattgtcacacatggcctttccataTTGGCTTTATTGTTGTTAaacaaataatgacacagtgtgatatgacatgtgatgatgtttatctgaggacttattttctaaattttaagacttgccaaggaccagatcattttttattatgtcccgatacataaaaccatgaaattcaatagggtgtcctaactttttcacatgactgtatgtaTAGTTTGTGTGTACATATTTGCTTATTTACAGATTCACAACTGTGAGGAACAAAACAATATGCTCCTCCCCAAAGAAGAGTTGGGTCCAGAATTACATACAGATCTTGAACAGAACAAAAGAAACCGAAAACCAGAAAAAAGCAGGCAAAAACGAATTAGCCATTAAGAGCACCCAACCACTGTACTTTTGTTAAAATAGAAGCAAggttttacttttgttttctgtataaaatgtttagacaacttaattatttaaaaagaaaaaacttctTTATGCTAATAAAATCTACTGATATTACCAGGATGACTGAATTACTTCTGATATCTAGTTAAAAATCAATGGGTTTGTGTCATTATGTTTGTGCCATTAATTTTTGTATACCCGTTTTGTGtgatttgtgacttttttttttttttttattagtataaaatgcatttacagtaaaacaTAATCTTGTCCATATTAAGTTGTGTTTTGAATGGTTCTGTAGTGAATATTTGTTATGGACTGGACATTAAATTTCTGTTAAGTACCTCTTTGTATTAGTTGtcttttctgtatatttttgacATATATTTTCAACAGAACTGTTGAGAAGAGAAATGATGGAGAAGTGGAACAGGATCCAAAAAGGAACTCTGGACAGCATTCAAACTCTTGTTAactaattttagtttgtttttcacaATAGATCTTAACATCAATCCACTGCAACTTTACAGAAAATAGtggcatgtactgtatgtaCTATAGTCCGGTATACAGTAGCTctaaatacagtatattcacaaaaacataccatggtattaccacaTTTTTAACATGGTAACATAGAATTTCTTGGACACGTACCATTAAAACACCATGAtagaaaaaaagactttaaagaTACTTTAGACAAAAATCAGCATGTAGtattatcttaaaaacatatatttttagtcTATCAGTTTGGTTTATGTaaccaaattaaaaaatataaatactatattaaaatactgtaatcaTTTAGAATCAATACTGTGATTACCAAAGTAATATCATGCTACAGCACTCTTTTTGGGTCAGTTTTTAgaggttaatttttatttatttatttatgatgaaGAAATGTGATTGCAGAGGATGGTGAGGCGGTGAGCTTTGTGGGCTGAAAGACTTCGTTCAGCATAGACCCTTCAGTTTCATAATTAGAAGTGAGCAACAGAACAAGATGAAGTTCACTGTATTTGCTGCCTTTCTTTTCTCTATAGGATGGATAAGTGTTGAGGATGCAGGTGAGATTTgattgttttaatggtttagctCTTCAGATGGTTTGGCTTTAGTAACTTTCAGTCAACTGAAATGTAAAGTGTTTGAGCTGACATTGTAGCTTAAGAGAGAGTGTACATGTGTTGATCTTATACTGTGAATGTAATGATTACTCACCTCAATACAATGTGCTTCTTCAGAATATGATGGACCTCCACCAGACTGCTGTCTTACTGCAAACACCCAAATACCATTTGAAAACATAGTGAATTATACTACACAAGATTCAAGATGTCTTATCAGGGCTGTAAGGCAAGTTCAGAATTATTATAATctatcacaatattacattttacacaaaGTAAGTAACGAATTGGTGGAAAATTAAATGATGAGAGCTAAAACATCAAGTATCCTTTTTTCCATGTACAGGTTCCTcaccaagaaaaacaaaactatttgtTCAGATCCTGATAGCAAGTGGACTAAGAAAGCAATCAGTATAGTGGAAGGGAGAAGGACAACAAAACCTTACCCAAAACCTGCTACATGCTATACAAGTACAACAAACATGATCCCAACTACAGCTACAACAGACAAAACATCAGGAACAGAGACTGAGACTAGCACAAGTACAACTGTAACACCAGCAGTGACGACAATTACAACATCTGAAACAGAGACCAGCACAAGTACAACTGTAACACCAACAGTGACGACAATCAAAACATCTACACTGGAGACAAAGATCAGCAAAACCACCCTACAACCTTCAGTGTCCAAAGAAAAGCCAGAATCTACTGCAACAACATGTGGGACAAGTGAAACAACTGCACCACCAACAGAAACACCTCTGATCACATCTGCAGCAACTATCACCACTATACCACCGCTTtatcacaggaaaaaaacaccAAAGCCGCTAATCAAAAAACTTGGGAAAAACAAGAAAGGACTTAGAAAAGGTATGTGCTATACAAGTAAAACATAATCCTAACTgtaaacagaacaaacaaaacacagggaACAAAGTTTGAGACCAGCATGAGTACAACTGTAACACCAATACTGATGACAATTAAAACATCTAGATTTGGTAGCTTTCACTTAACTGAAATGTAGAGAAGTTGAAATGAGTAACTAATGAGAAAGTGCACATGCGTATGTCTTACACTCTGCTAGTGAATACTCACCCCAATAAAATGATGTGCTTCTCTAATAGGCGATATACGTCCAGTACACTGCTGTCTTACTGTGTCAAACACCAGAATTCAACATGAAGACATTCTGTATTATgacatgcaagaaaaaaatctatgtcCTGTCCGAGCTGTAAGGCAAGTTCAGAGATTTCAATATATATAACAGTTTGAAGTTTTACACAGATTCAGGAATAATTGGGTAATGGGTAGATAATTAAATGAAGAAAGCTAAAATGtcaagtattattattattcatatttagagTGCACAccaaggaaaacaaaattatttgttCAGATCCAGACAGTTTCTAGGCTGAAATAGCAAAGGCAACAGAGGGTGGGAAAAGCCACCAGCACCCACTTCATACTATACAAGTACAACACCTTCAACAGAAAAAGCACTGGGAAAAGAGACTGAGACCAGCACAAGCACACCTGTACCCCCAGTAGTgatgaaaatcatattttctgGACTGGAGATCAGCACGAGTATAACTGTACCACCAATAGTGACGACAATTGAAATGTCTGGACCAGAGACAAGCTCAAGTACACCTGTACTACCAATAGTGACGACAATCAAATTTTCTGGAAAGGAGATCAGCACGAGTATAACTGTACCATCAATAGTGATGACAATTGAAACACCTGGACTGGAGACAGAGACCAGCAAAACAACCACTCAACCAACTTCAGTGTACAAAGACAAGCCAGAATCTCCTCTCAGTAGTGTGAC includes:
- the LOC127174916 gene encoding integumentary mucin C.1, which codes for MKFTVFAAFLFSIGWISVEDAEYDGPPPDCCLTANTQIPFENIVNYTTQDSRCLIRAVRFLTKKNKTICSDPDSKWTKKAISIVEGRRTTKPYPKPATCYTSTTNMIPTTATTDKTSGTETETSTSTTVTPAVTTITTSETETSTSTTVTPTVTTIKTSTLETKISKTTLQPSVSKEKPESTATTCGTSETTAPPTETPLITSAATITTIPPLYHRKKTPKPLIKKLGKNKKGLRKGDIRPVHCCLTVSNTRIQHEDILYYDMQEKNLCPVRAVRFLTKKNKTICSDPDSKWTKKAISIVEGRRTTKPFPKPTTCYTSTTNMIPTTATTDKTSGTETETSTSTTVTPAVTTITTSETETSTSTTVTPAVTTITTSETETSTSTTVTPAVTTITTSETETSTSTTVTPAVTTITTSETETSTSTTAMPAVTTIKTSTLETKISKTAILPTSVSKEKTESTATTCGTGETETKPKTPGVGTHLTTFASRDNTVINTTHNNTPKRTKPSKLQMKILRKSKKGLRKYQMRVNHLKNKSK